The following are encoded in a window of Cyanobacteria bacterium GSL.Bin1 genomic DNA:
- the petN gene encoding cytochrome b6-f complex subunit PetN: MDILTLGWVAFLALFTWSITMVVWARNGF, from the coding sequence ATGGATATTTTGACACTGGGTTGGGTTGCATTTTTAGCTCTGTTTACTTGGTCGATTACGATGGTGGTTTGGGCACGTAACGGATTCTAA
- a CDS encoding S1 RNA-binding domain-containing protein: protein MTSDFTPSPESQANVPFSEDDFAKALADYDYHFQKGQVVRGKAVNYDNEVAYIDIGGKSPGLLPLSEANLGGATRFDDIIPLDEELEFLVIREQNADGQVTLSRRQLQEQRVWETLEAYQTDRKPVEMQVTGSNRGGVKGEIMGLRAFVPRSHLLAADNLDDLIGQSVTGLLIEVNPEDKRLVLSQREAAKADAMGQIIAGSLIEGKVVNLKPYGAFIELAAGVTGLLHIKQVSQKRVESLEEVLTVGETIKVMIVDVDEYQGRIALSTKELEHYPGQMLDNKAEVMAKAESRVQQAEN, encoded by the coding sequence ATGACCTCTGATTTCACCCCTTCTCCCGAATCTCAAGCGAACGTTCCTTTCTCTGAAGATGATTTTGCCAAAGCCCTTGCCGATTATGATTACCACTTTCAAAAAGGACAAGTGGTGCGTGGGAAAGCAGTTAACTATGATAATGAGGTGGCATACATTGATATTGGCGGAAAATCTCCTGGACTCCTCCCCCTTTCAGAAGCCAATCTCGGTGGCGCCACTCGTTTTGATGACATCATTCCCCTGGATGAAGAATTGGAATTTTTAGTAATTCGCGAACAAAATGCAGACGGACAAGTCACACTCTCCCGCCGTCAGCTACAAGAACAACGGGTTTGGGAAACGTTAGAAGCGTACCAAACGGATCGCAAACCAGTAGAAATGCAAGTGACTGGCAGTAATCGCGGTGGTGTCAAGGGAGAAATTATGGGGTTGCGGGCATTCGTACCGCGATCGCATCTCTTAGCAGCGGATAATTTAGATGACCTCATTGGTCAGAGCGTAACTGGACTCCTCATTGAAGTCAATCCCGAAGACAAACGGTTGGTGCTATCGCAACGGGAAGCAGCGAAAGCCGATGCGATGGGTCAAATTATTGCCGGTAGCTTGATCGAAGGGAAAGTGGTTAATCTTAAGCCTTATGGTGCCTTTATTGAACTGGCTGCGGGAGTCACCGGCTTACTTCATATCAAGCAAGTCAGTCAAAAACGGGTCGAATCTCTCGAAGAAGTGTTAACCGTTGGCGAAACCATTAAAGTGATGATTGTGGATGTGGATGAATATCAAGGACGGATTGCCTTGTCCACCAAAGAATTAGAACACTATCCGGGTCAAATGCTCGATAATAAAGCCGAAGTCATGGCAAAAGCAGAATCGCGAGTCCAACAAGCCGAAAACTAG